A window of Strix aluco isolate bStrAlu1 chromosome 2, bStrAlu1.hap1, whole genome shotgun sequence contains these coding sequences:
- the SPICE1 gene encoding spindle and centriole-associated protein 1 isoform X1: MSLLRGPRPRAAGRKGPRKPPAVKRDWDSTVQDLTVHRATSEDILRRHEIHKSKNKALAHLELQEKALKRKWKKQKQLTADSLEKRKLTLMREILSDQYNLQDVLERSDQVMAVAKDLFGDAPRTRTGFPNVTMAPNRDLGSSQGPIVQKCDPPTQLSIPSESVADAQTLKEVEEEALSIYQSEEGHHDSLNFKSSISSDRLLRLLREENSLVNSPLWAEKDMRKTTLSQESNVPLTPTTVSPSLDQSALNATSVVKRIHSRLQNEDDEETVDSTYTVRQVLNPNSRKQNQIAAKMKRKQSAQNSARQRRDDSPANSIPIDLQRDNKSSLDVLNRMIHEVERELEEYEQCTGREVQKTERSEGLTGFTLSLVNALCRLMRYLKESEMQLREKEVMRQQHEEMLNEHRELIDALTAEILLVREENTTIQKKLQQYMTVTDEQLISLTEAFKGLPLVESRREQSPNHFGIASKGPVNSQEKPDLSYLESRAGAGNREGMLKFPQEELPFKILQRSGASGGAGAGRSLPSHVFQPAVLLSPPRQKSSQELSPFQNAFTAVSQPPENTEREPCKERSLPSCLRTQSTTEENCVISQRQPIPPADKELESSHEKISLSCPGDTRKNSSAEELFQNGDLLGQIAELTRQNSLIKAQLSKFRGFSEDTSDCLHQSDPIPNANPSPDSSQGQTHLVVSKSLEERIAELNRQSTEARDKLLQLIDQQKLVAADTVPPMISPGLSPSLNYTENARRTIEVSIPVAVAMDSSKEDSVSPASMTSIRRSVGDSSKPCSPLSATSESVKLTPVSQRQKVEKQKEEGWFALSMHIV; this comes from the exons ATGTCGCTGCTGCgcgggccgcggccccgcgccgccggcagGAAGGGCCCCAGGAAGCCGCCGGCGGTTAAGCGGGACTGGGAC AGCACCGTCCAGGATTTGACAGTCCACCGTGCAACTTCTGAGGATATT CTGCGTCGCCATGAAATACACAAATCAAAAAACAAAGCACTGGCGCATCTGGAACTACAAGAGaaggcactgaaaagaaaatggaagaagcaaAAACAACTGACTGCTGATTCCTTGGAGAAAAGGAAATTGACTCTGATGCGTGAG ATTCTGTCTGATCAATACAATTTGCAAGATGTATTGGAACGATCTGATCAGGTTATGGCTGTGGCAAAAGACTTGTTTGGGGATGCTCCTCGCACACGAACAG GTTTCCCTAATGTAACAATGGCTCCTAACCGTGACCTAGGATCATCTCAAGGACCCATTGTACAAAAATGTGATCCTCCCACTCAGCTTTCCATCCCTAGTGAATCTGTTGCGGATGCCCAG ACTCTTAAGGAAGTGGAAGAGGAAGCATTGTCAATCTATCAATCAGAAGAAGGACACCACGACTCTCTGAATTTCAAATCCAGCATCAGTTCTGACAG GCTGCTTCGATTATTGAGAGAAGAAAATTCCTTGGTGAATTCTCCGTTGTGGGCTGAAAAGGATATGAGAAAAACTACCTTATCACAGGAATCAAATGTGCCTTTGACTCCAACAACTGTTTCTCCATCGCTGGATCAGTCAG CCCTCAATGCTACCAGTGTAGTCAAGAGAATCCATTCAAGACTTCAGAATGAAGATGACGAAGAGACTGTAGACTCCACTTACACTGTGAGACAAGTGCTGAACCCGAACtcaagaaagcaaaaccaaattgcAGCAAAAA tgaaaagaaaacaaagtgcacAGAACTCTGCAAGGCAGCGGAGAGATGATTCTCCAGCTAATTCAATCCCCATTGACCTTCAGAGGGACAACAAATCCAGCCTAGATGTTCTCAACCGCATGATACATGAAGTGGAGCGTGAATTGGAGGAATATGAGCAATGTACAGGTCGTGAGGTTCAAAAAACTGAGAGAAGTGAAGGCCTCACCGGGTTTACCTTGTCACTGGTGAACGCTCTCTGTCGTTTGATGCGCTACCTCAAAGAG AGTGAAATGCAGCTGCGTGAGAAAGAGGTGATGAGACAGCAGCATGAGGAGATGTTGAATGAACACAGAGAACTGATTGATGCTCTGACTGCAGAAATACTTCTAGTGAGGGAAGAAAACACTACTATACAG AAGAAGCTTCAGCAATACATGACAGTAACAGATGAACAGCTGATCTCTCTCACGGAAGCATTTAAAGGCCTCCCTTTGGTAGAATCTAGAAGAGAGCAAAGTCCAAACCATTTTGGAATTGCAAGCAAAGGTCCAGTGAACAGCCAAG AAAAACCCGATTTGAGCTATCTTGAGTCTAGGGCTGGTGCAGGCAACAGGGAAGGTATGCTGAAATTCCCACAGGAAGAACTTCCTTTCAAGATTCTCCAGAGGTCAGGTGCTTCAGGTGGTGCTGGAGCTGGTAGAAGCTTGCCATCTCATGTCTTCCAGCCAGCTGTGCTGTTGTCACCCCCCCGGCAGAAGAGCAGTCAGGAGCTGTCCCCTTTCCAAAACG CATTTACAGCCGTTTCTCAGCCTcctgaaaacactgaaagagaacCGTGCAAGGAAAGGAGCTTACCTTCCTGCCTGAGAACACAGAGCACAACTGAGGAAAACTGTGTCATCTCTCAAAGGCAACCAATTCCTCCTGCAGACAAAGAATTGGAGAGTTCCCATGAGAAAATCAGTCTGTCCTGCCCAGGTGACACTAGAAAAAACAGCTCAGCTGAAGAGCTATTTCAAAATGGTGACCTGCTGGGACAGATAGCTGAGCTCACACGGCAGAACTCTCTAATTAAAGCTCAACTGAGCAAATTCAGAGGCTTCTCTGAAGACACAAGTGACTGCCTACATCAGTCAGACCCGATACCAAATGCAAATCCTAGTCCAGACTCTTCACAAGGACAG ACTCATCTTGTGGTATCGAAGAGCTTGGAGGAAAGAATAGCAGAGCTGAATCGCCAGAGTACAGAAGCACGTGATAAACTGTTGCAGCTAATAGACCAGCAGAAATTAGTTGCTGCTGATACGGTCCCTCCGATGATATCTCCTGGTCTGTCCCCATCCCTAAATTATACTG AAAATGCAAGGAGGACAATTGAAGTGTCTATTCCCGTGGCAGTTGCTATGGACAGCTCCAAAGAAGATAGTGTTTCCCCTGCCAGTATGACCAGTATAAGAAG GTCTGTAGGAGACTCTAGCAAACCTTGTTCGCCCCTGAGTGCCACATCAGAAAGTGTGAAATTAACTCCTGTCAGCCAAAGGCAAAAG gtggaaaagcaaaaagaagaaggCTGGTTTGCATTGTCAATGCACATTGTGTAA
- the SPICE1 gene encoding spindle and centriole-associated protein 1 isoform X3, giving the protein MSLLRGPRPRAAGRKGPRKPPAVKRDWDSTVQDLTVHRATSEDILRRHEIHKSKNKALAHLELQEKALKRKWKKQKQLTADSLEKRKLTLMREILSDQYNLQDVLERSDQVMAVAKDLFGDAPRTRTGFPNVTMAPNRDLGSSQGPIVQKCDPPTQLSIPSESVADAQTLKEVEEEALSIYQSEEGHHDSLNFKSSISSDRLLRLLREENSLVNSPLWAEKDMRKTTLSQESNVPLTPTTVSPSLDQSALNATSVVKRIHSRLQNEDDEETVDSTYTVRQVLNPNSRKQNQIAAKMKRKQSAQNSARQRRDDSPANSIPIDLQRDNKSSLDVLNRMIHEVERELEEYEQCTGREVQKTERSEGLTGFTLSLVNALCRLMRYLKESEMQLREKEVMRQQHEEMLNEHRELIDALTAEILLVREENTTIQKKLQQYMTVTDEQLISLTEAFKGLPLVESRREQSPNHFGIASKGPVNSQEKPDLSYLESRAGAGNREGMLKFPQEELPFKILQRSGASGGAGAGRSLPSHVFQPAVLLSPPRQKSSQELSPFQNAFTAVSQPPENTEREPCKERSLPSCLRTQSTTEENCVISQRQPIPPADKELESSHEKISLSCPGDTRKNSSAEELFQNGDLLGQIAELTRQNSLIKAQLSKFRGFSEDTSDCLHQSDPIPNANPSPDSSQGQ; this is encoded by the exons ATGTCGCTGCTGCgcgggccgcggccccgcgccgccggcagGAAGGGCCCCAGGAAGCCGCCGGCGGTTAAGCGGGACTGGGAC AGCACCGTCCAGGATTTGACAGTCCACCGTGCAACTTCTGAGGATATT CTGCGTCGCCATGAAATACACAAATCAAAAAACAAAGCACTGGCGCATCTGGAACTACAAGAGaaggcactgaaaagaaaatggaagaagcaaAAACAACTGACTGCTGATTCCTTGGAGAAAAGGAAATTGACTCTGATGCGTGAG ATTCTGTCTGATCAATACAATTTGCAAGATGTATTGGAACGATCTGATCAGGTTATGGCTGTGGCAAAAGACTTGTTTGGGGATGCTCCTCGCACACGAACAG GTTTCCCTAATGTAACAATGGCTCCTAACCGTGACCTAGGATCATCTCAAGGACCCATTGTACAAAAATGTGATCCTCCCACTCAGCTTTCCATCCCTAGTGAATCTGTTGCGGATGCCCAG ACTCTTAAGGAAGTGGAAGAGGAAGCATTGTCAATCTATCAATCAGAAGAAGGACACCACGACTCTCTGAATTTCAAATCCAGCATCAGTTCTGACAG GCTGCTTCGATTATTGAGAGAAGAAAATTCCTTGGTGAATTCTCCGTTGTGGGCTGAAAAGGATATGAGAAAAACTACCTTATCACAGGAATCAAATGTGCCTTTGACTCCAACAACTGTTTCTCCATCGCTGGATCAGTCAG CCCTCAATGCTACCAGTGTAGTCAAGAGAATCCATTCAAGACTTCAGAATGAAGATGACGAAGAGACTGTAGACTCCACTTACACTGTGAGACAAGTGCTGAACCCGAACtcaagaaagcaaaaccaaattgcAGCAAAAA tgaaaagaaaacaaagtgcacAGAACTCTGCAAGGCAGCGGAGAGATGATTCTCCAGCTAATTCAATCCCCATTGACCTTCAGAGGGACAACAAATCCAGCCTAGATGTTCTCAACCGCATGATACATGAAGTGGAGCGTGAATTGGAGGAATATGAGCAATGTACAGGTCGTGAGGTTCAAAAAACTGAGAGAAGTGAAGGCCTCACCGGGTTTACCTTGTCACTGGTGAACGCTCTCTGTCGTTTGATGCGCTACCTCAAAGAG AGTGAAATGCAGCTGCGTGAGAAAGAGGTGATGAGACAGCAGCATGAGGAGATGTTGAATGAACACAGAGAACTGATTGATGCTCTGACTGCAGAAATACTTCTAGTGAGGGAAGAAAACACTACTATACAG AAGAAGCTTCAGCAATACATGACAGTAACAGATGAACAGCTGATCTCTCTCACGGAAGCATTTAAAGGCCTCCCTTTGGTAGAATCTAGAAGAGAGCAAAGTCCAAACCATTTTGGAATTGCAAGCAAAGGTCCAGTGAACAGCCAAG AAAAACCCGATTTGAGCTATCTTGAGTCTAGGGCTGGTGCAGGCAACAGGGAAGGTATGCTGAAATTCCCACAGGAAGAACTTCCTTTCAAGATTCTCCAGAGGTCAGGTGCTTCAGGTGGTGCTGGAGCTGGTAGAAGCTTGCCATCTCATGTCTTCCAGCCAGCTGTGCTGTTGTCACCCCCCCGGCAGAAGAGCAGTCAGGAGCTGTCCCCTTTCCAAAACG CATTTACAGCCGTTTCTCAGCCTcctgaaaacactgaaagagaacCGTGCAAGGAAAGGAGCTTACCTTCCTGCCTGAGAACACAGAGCACAACTGAGGAAAACTGTGTCATCTCTCAAAGGCAACCAATTCCTCCTGCAGACAAAGAATTGGAGAGTTCCCATGAGAAAATCAGTCTGTCCTGCCCAGGTGACACTAGAAAAAACAGCTCAGCTGAAGAGCTATTTCAAAATGGTGACCTGCTGGGACAGATAGCTGAGCTCACACGGCAGAACTCTCTAATTAAAGCTCAACTGAGCAAATTCAGAGGCTTCTCTGAAGACACAAGTGACTGCCTACATCAGTCAGACCCGATACCAAATGCAAATCCTAGTCCAGACTCTTCACAAGGACAG TAG
- the SPICE1 gene encoding spindle and centriole-associated protein 1 isoform X2 has product MSLLRGPRPRAAGRKGPRKPPAVKRDWDSTVQDLTVHRATSEDILRRHEIHKSKNKALAHLELQEKALKRKWKKQKQLTADSLEKRKLTLMREILSDQYNLQDVLERSDQVMAVAKDLFGDAPRTRTGFPNVTMAPNRDLGSSQGPIVQKCDPPTQLSIPSESVADAQTLKEVEEEALSIYQSEEGHHDSLNFKSSISSDRLLRLLREENSLVNSPLWAEKDMRKTTLSQESNVPLTPTTVSPSLDQSALNATSVVKRIHSRLQNEDDEETVDSTYTVRQVLNPNSRKQNQIAAKMKRKQSAQNSARQRRDDSPANSIPIDLQRDNKSSLDVLNRMIHEVERELEEYEQCTGREVQKTERSEGLTGFTLSLVNALCRLMRYLKESEMQLREKEVMRQQHEEMLNEHRELIDALTAEILLVREENTTIQKKLQQYMTVTDEQLISLTEAFKGLPLVESRREQSPNHFGIASKGPVNSQEKPDLSYLESRAGAGNREGMLKFPQEELPFKILQRSGASGGAGAGRSLPSHVFQPAVLLSPPRQKSSQELSPFQNAFTAVSQPPENTEREPCKERSLPSCLRTQSTTEENCVISQRQPIPPADKELESSHEKISLSCPGDTRKNSSAEELFQNGDLLGQIAELTRQNSLIKAQLSKFRGFSEDTSDCLHQSDPIPNANPSPDSSQGQVQITSF; this is encoded by the exons ATGTCGCTGCTGCgcgggccgcggccccgcgccgccggcagGAAGGGCCCCAGGAAGCCGCCGGCGGTTAAGCGGGACTGGGAC AGCACCGTCCAGGATTTGACAGTCCACCGTGCAACTTCTGAGGATATT CTGCGTCGCCATGAAATACACAAATCAAAAAACAAAGCACTGGCGCATCTGGAACTACAAGAGaaggcactgaaaagaaaatggaagaagcaaAAACAACTGACTGCTGATTCCTTGGAGAAAAGGAAATTGACTCTGATGCGTGAG ATTCTGTCTGATCAATACAATTTGCAAGATGTATTGGAACGATCTGATCAGGTTATGGCTGTGGCAAAAGACTTGTTTGGGGATGCTCCTCGCACACGAACAG GTTTCCCTAATGTAACAATGGCTCCTAACCGTGACCTAGGATCATCTCAAGGACCCATTGTACAAAAATGTGATCCTCCCACTCAGCTTTCCATCCCTAGTGAATCTGTTGCGGATGCCCAG ACTCTTAAGGAAGTGGAAGAGGAAGCATTGTCAATCTATCAATCAGAAGAAGGACACCACGACTCTCTGAATTTCAAATCCAGCATCAGTTCTGACAG GCTGCTTCGATTATTGAGAGAAGAAAATTCCTTGGTGAATTCTCCGTTGTGGGCTGAAAAGGATATGAGAAAAACTACCTTATCACAGGAATCAAATGTGCCTTTGACTCCAACAACTGTTTCTCCATCGCTGGATCAGTCAG CCCTCAATGCTACCAGTGTAGTCAAGAGAATCCATTCAAGACTTCAGAATGAAGATGACGAAGAGACTGTAGACTCCACTTACACTGTGAGACAAGTGCTGAACCCGAACtcaagaaagcaaaaccaaattgcAGCAAAAA tgaaaagaaaacaaagtgcacAGAACTCTGCAAGGCAGCGGAGAGATGATTCTCCAGCTAATTCAATCCCCATTGACCTTCAGAGGGACAACAAATCCAGCCTAGATGTTCTCAACCGCATGATACATGAAGTGGAGCGTGAATTGGAGGAATATGAGCAATGTACAGGTCGTGAGGTTCAAAAAACTGAGAGAAGTGAAGGCCTCACCGGGTTTACCTTGTCACTGGTGAACGCTCTCTGTCGTTTGATGCGCTACCTCAAAGAG AGTGAAATGCAGCTGCGTGAGAAAGAGGTGATGAGACAGCAGCATGAGGAGATGTTGAATGAACACAGAGAACTGATTGATGCTCTGACTGCAGAAATACTTCTAGTGAGGGAAGAAAACACTACTATACAG AAGAAGCTTCAGCAATACATGACAGTAACAGATGAACAGCTGATCTCTCTCACGGAAGCATTTAAAGGCCTCCCTTTGGTAGAATCTAGAAGAGAGCAAAGTCCAAACCATTTTGGAATTGCAAGCAAAGGTCCAGTGAACAGCCAAG AAAAACCCGATTTGAGCTATCTTGAGTCTAGGGCTGGTGCAGGCAACAGGGAAGGTATGCTGAAATTCCCACAGGAAGAACTTCCTTTCAAGATTCTCCAGAGGTCAGGTGCTTCAGGTGGTGCTGGAGCTGGTAGAAGCTTGCCATCTCATGTCTTCCAGCCAGCTGTGCTGTTGTCACCCCCCCGGCAGAAGAGCAGTCAGGAGCTGTCCCCTTTCCAAAACG CATTTACAGCCGTTTCTCAGCCTcctgaaaacactgaaagagaacCGTGCAAGGAAAGGAGCTTACCTTCCTGCCTGAGAACACAGAGCACAACTGAGGAAAACTGTGTCATCTCTCAAAGGCAACCAATTCCTCCTGCAGACAAAGAATTGGAGAGTTCCCATGAGAAAATCAGTCTGTCCTGCCCAGGTGACACTAGAAAAAACAGCTCAGCTGAAGAGCTATTTCAAAATGGTGACCTGCTGGGACAGATAGCTGAGCTCACACGGCAGAACTCTCTAATTAAAGCTCAACTGAGCAAATTCAGAGGCTTCTCTGAAGACACAAGTGACTGCCTACATCAGTCAGACCCGATACCAAATGCAAATCCTAGTCCAGACTCTTCACAAGGACAG GTGCAAATTACGAGTTTTTAA